The genomic region CACTGAAAGTTCGCCTACGGTACCATATATTGACATACATCCAAGTACCAATGGCGATGATAGTGTTCCTCGTCTTCTTGAGATTATAAATGGGGATTTTGATAGTTATATTCAGAATTGGGCTTTTGAAGCAAAAGCATATGGTAAACCGTTATGGGTATGTTTTGACGGAGAGATGAACGGAGATTGGCACAACGGTTCAGGAGCTGCCAATGGCGGAGCTACACTTGATGGCTACGGAGACCCCACTAAACCTGACGGCCCTGAAATATATATTGATGCCTGGCGGCACATTCATGATATTTTTGAAGCAGTTGGCGCTGACAATGTAGCGTGGGTTTGGTCTGTAAATAATTCTGATTGGCCACGGGAGCCGTGGAATAAATTTCAGAACTATTATCCGGGTGATGATTATGTCGATTGGTTGGGAGTCGATGGCTATAACTGGAATAGAGTAGAATATGCCGGCTGGCAATCTTTCCAACAGGTTTTTGATAATCAAGAGGATGAATATAGTAATTCCTTTAATAGATTGAGGGCGATTAGTACAGAAAAACCCATAATAATAGCAGAGTTTGCCTGTGCCCATGAACTAAAAGCCAATGGCAAGAGAAAAAGAGAGTGGATAACAGAAACCTTTAACCTTTTGGAAACGACTTATCCTTATGTTAAATGTTTTATATGGTTCGACATGGATAAGGAAGAAAACTGGTTAATAGACTCTGCCGGTAATGAAGCTCCAAGAGCGGCATTATCAGACTCTTATTTTGTTTCTGAAGGCAATTCCGGTACCCCAACCTTAAATCTTGATAATTTGATGAGTCTTGCCTTAAACAAGAATGCTACGGCTTCTTCAGTAGAGACAGGGACAGATCTTGTAGCATCCAAGGCTTTCGATGGTAATCTCGGTACGAG from Candidatus Omnitrophota bacterium harbors:
- a CDS encoding discoidin domain-containing protein, with translation MMKKSITIFAFATLMLCLGPVFVSELNADCQIGAFIADWSKNATYPWHGEQGILNYEEIIQRKVACIKIYQKIVDEFPFVEALGVHNHGTESSPTVPYIDIHPSTNGDDSVPRLLEIINGDFDSYIQNWAFEAKAYGKPLWVCFDGEMNGDWHNGSGAANGGATLDGYGDPTKPDGPEIYIDAWRHIHDIFEAVGADNVAWVWSVNNSDWPREPWNKFQNYYPGDDYVDWLGVDGYNWNRVEYAGWQSFQQVFDNQEDEYSNSFNRLRAISTEKPIIIAEFACAHELKANGKRKREWITETFNLLETTYPYVKCFIWFDMDKEENWLIDSAGNEAPRAALSDSYFVSEGNSGTPTLNLDNLMSLALNKNATASSVETGTDLVASKAFDGNLGTRWSSAGSDPQWISVDLGSFSDITKVILSWEAAYAKSYKIQISDDGTYWADVYSTTTGNGGSDNISLSVNTRYVRMYGTERGNIAWGYSLFEFAVYGTGGVIEEQKIHIYSINMFTTAAKGGLSFATAETKIVDSNGQPVSEALVSGHWTGLTTDNDSAVTNSTGLVRCDSDKTKKSGTFIFTVDNVSKSGWTYDSASNVEVSDSISKP